In Bradyrhizobium sp. CCBAU 051011, the following are encoded in one genomic region:
- a CDS encoding ABC transporter substrate-binding protein, with protein MKQSLKLTGLTVVLGATAAPAAAQEKIKIGVITTLSGPAAVLGQQSRDGLQLAIKDLGGKMGGKDVEVVVVDDELKPDGAVTKAKGLLEREKVDFVVGPIFSNILQAIHRPVTENKTFLISPNAGPSSYAGKECNPFFYVTSYQNDQVHEILGKVAQDRGYKRMYVLVPNYQAGKDSAAGFKLDYKGEIAEESYTPLGTLDFQVELTKIASSKVDALFTFMPGGMGVGLVKQYRQAGLADKIPVLSAFTVDESTLPAQQDAAVGMFGGANWAPDMDNPQSKKFVAAYEAAYNSVPGTYAMQGYDTAMLIDSAVKAVKGDLKNKEAVSAALKKAEFASLRGDFKFNVNGYPIQNFYLTKVAKRPDGKFQTEIVEKVFSNYGDRYAKDCAAK; from the coding sequence ATGAAGCAGTCGTTGAAGCTGACCGGACTTACCGTTGTGCTGGGTGCTACCGCGGCTCCCGCCGCAGCGCAGGAGAAAATCAAGATCGGCGTGATCACGACCTTGTCCGGCCCGGCAGCCGTGCTCGGCCAGCAATCCCGCGACGGCCTCCAGCTCGCAATCAAGGATCTCGGCGGCAAGATGGGCGGCAAAGATGTCGAGGTCGTCGTCGTCGACGATGAACTCAAGCCCGATGGCGCCGTGACCAAGGCCAAGGGCCTGCTCGAGCGCGAGAAGGTCGATTTCGTGGTGGGGCCGATCTTCTCCAACATTTTGCAGGCGATTCACCGGCCGGTGACCGAGAACAAGACGTTCCTGATCAGCCCGAACGCCGGGCCGTCGAGCTATGCCGGCAAGGAGTGCAACCCGTTCTTCTACGTGACCTCCTACCAGAACGACCAGGTTCACGAGATCCTCGGCAAGGTCGCGCAGGATCGCGGCTACAAGCGCATGTATGTGCTGGTGCCGAACTATCAGGCCGGCAAGGATTCGGCGGCCGGATTCAAGCTCGATTACAAGGGCGAGATCGCGGAGGAAAGCTACACGCCGCTCGGCACGCTGGATTTCCAGGTCGAGTTGACCAAGATCGCCTCCTCCAAGGTCGATGCTCTCTTCACCTTCATGCCGGGCGGCATGGGCGTTGGCCTCGTCAAGCAGTACCGGCAGGCCGGCCTTGCCGACAAAATCCCGGTGCTGTCAGCGTTCACCGTCGATGAATCCACCCTGCCCGCGCAGCAGGATGCCGCCGTCGGCATGTTCGGCGGCGCCAACTGGGCACCCGACATGGACAACCCGCAGAGCAAGAAGTTCGTCGCCGCTTACGAGGCTGCCTACAACAGTGTGCCCGGCACCTACGCCATGCAGGGCTATGATACGGCCATGCTGATCGATAGCGCGGTGAAGGCGGTGAAGGGCGATCTGAAGAACAAGGAGGCGGTGTCGGCGGCGCTGAAGAAGGCCGAGTTCGCCTCGCTGCGCGGCGACTTCAAGTTCAACGTCAACGGCTATCCGATCCAGAATTTCTATCTGACCAAGGTCGCCAAGCGTCCGGACGGAAAATTCCAGACCGAGATCGTCGAGAAGGTGTTTTCCAACTACGGCGACCGTTACGCCAAGGACTGCGCGGCCAAATAA
- a CDS encoding MarR family winged helix-turn-helix transcriptional regulator, with protein sequence MTLDSETKAVELPEHHGDELRLWLRLLTCTTLIEGEVRSRLRERFDVTLPRFDLMAQLDKVPEGMTLSDVSKRMMVSNGNVTGLVERLVESGHLDRRTSDADRRVQVIRLTKAGRVEFRKMAAEHELWIADVFGDLTPKDVRDLMRLLAKTKASAQKSAKARTG encoded by the coding sequence ATGACCCTCGATTCAGAGACCAAGGCCGTCGAACTGCCGGAACATCATGGCGATGAGCTCAGGCTGTGGCTTCGCCTGCTGACCTGCACGACCCTGATCGAGGGCGAGGTGCGCAGCCGCCTGCGCGAACGCTTCGACGTCACGCTGCCGCGATTCGATCTGATGGCCCAGCTCGACAAGGTGCCGGAGGGCATGACGCTGTCAGACGTTTCCAAGCGGATGATGGTCTCGAACGGCAACGTCACTGGCCTGGTCGAGCGCCTCGTCGAGTCCGGGCATCTCGATCGCCGCACGTCGGACGCCGATCGCCGCGTTCAGGTGATCCGCCTGACCAAGGCTGGCCGCGTCGAATTCCGCAAGATGGCGGCGGAACACGAATTATGGATCGCCGATGTTTTCGGCGACCTGACACCAAAGGATGTTCGAGATTTGATGCGCCTGTTGGCCAAGACCAAGGCGTCGGCGCAGAAATCCGCGAAGGCGCGGACGGGCTGA
- a CDS encoding AraC family transcriptional regulator, which produces MATGTSIVRHDPTVRLTAFNRVSTDSVDAAADAVGRIFCPHRLTPEHNTSPEFFALHNSAVFGGLSVNYVAYGGSVSIDPGCLERFFLLQLPVHGAARIRTASRDIATFPGALASLLSPTIPTRMTWESNCAQIIVLVDRRLLEHRAAALSGLPAGAVEFEPAIDLSSAAGRALQSRILEFVDLAERLGPQRPLSPIAAADLRETLLGGLLHGQRHSASDAIDRFGGRAEALPQSLRRAREFLSAHADEPLDLTELASAAGTGVRALQLGFQRHFGTSISEMLRDIRLAHLNGRLTAACPDDSITDIAFELGFTHLSRMASAYRAKFGETPSATLRRMH; this is translated from the coding sequence GTGGCGACGGGCACCAGCATTGTCAGGCATGATCCGACGGTTCGGCTGACCGCGTTCAACCGCGTTTCGACCGACAGTGTCGATGCTGCCGCCGACGCGGTCGGGCGGATATTCTGCCCGCATCGACTGACGCCCGAACACAACACGTCACCCGAATTCTTTGCTCTGCACAACAGCGCGGTCTTTGGCGGCCTGTCCGTCAACTATGTCGCCTATGGCGGATCGGTGTCGATTGATCCCGGCTGTCTCGAGCGCTTCTTCCTGCTGCAGCTTCCCGTGCACGGCGCAGCGCGGATCCGAACCGCCTCGCGCGACATCGCGACCTTTCCTGGCGCTCTTGCTTCGCTGTTATCCCCGACGATTCCCACGCGAATGACCTGGGAGAGCAATTGCGCCCAGATCATTGTGCTGGTCGATCGCCGTCTCCTGGAACATCGGGCCGCGGCGCTATCGGGCCTGCCGGCAGGCGCGGTCGAGTTCGAGCCGGCGATCGATCTCTCCTCCGCAGCCGGCCGGGCACTTCAGTCGCGGATTTTGGAGTTCGTCGATCTCGCCGAACGCCTTGGACCGCAACGGCCGCTTTCGCCGATAGCGGCGGCCGATCTGCGCGAGACGCTGTTGGGCGGCTTGCTCCACGGCCAGCGCCACAGCGCGAGCGACGCGATCGACCGGTTTGGCGGCCGGGCCGAAGCGCTGCCGCAATCGTTACGGCGGGCGCGCGAATTCCTCTCTGCGCATGCGGACGAGCCGCTCGACCTCACAGAGCTTGCTTCAGCCGCCGGCACAGGCGTCCGTGCCCTGCAACTCGGCTTCCAACGGCATTTCGGAACATCGATCTCGGAGATGCTGCGCGACATCCGCCTTGCGCATCTCAACGGCAGATTGACCGCCGCCTGCCCTGACGACAGCATCACCGACATCGCATTCGAGCTCGGGTTTACCCATCTCAGCCGAATGGCCAGCGCCTATCGCGCCAAATTCGGCGAGACGCCCTCGGCGACCCTGCGCAGGATGCACTAA
- a CDS encoding cupin domain-containing protein — translation MAALEKGITANGTGYGGKTWNILGQVYFPKAVTDSTFAFETNSEPGQFVPVHVHPTQDEFILVQEGTLDLKLDGVWVQAKAGDLVRMPRGIPHGYFNKSDKPARALFWVSPMQKLEALFNQLHNLTDPAEVVRISAQHEVNFLPPEANE, via the coding sequence ATGGCAGCGCTCGAAAAAGGCATCACCGCCAACGGCACCGGCTATGGCGGCAAGACCTGGAACATCCTGGGTCAGGTCTACTTCCCCAAGGCGGTCACCGATTCGACCTTTGCCTTCGAGACCAACAGCGAGCCCGGCCAGTTCGTGCCAGTGCATGTCCACCCGACGCAGGATGAATTCATCCTGGTGCAGGAGGGCACCCTCGACCTCAAGCTCGACGGCGTCTGGGTGCAGGCCAAGGCCGGCGACCTTGTCCGGATGCCGCGCGGCATCCCGCATGGCTACTTCAACAAATCCGACAAGCCGGCGCGCGCGCTGTTCTGGGTGTCGCCGATGCAGAAGCTCGAGGCGCTGTTCAACCAGCTCCACAATCTGACCGACCCCGCAGAGGTGGTCCGGATCTCGGCGCAGCATGAAGTGAACTTCCTGCCGCCCGAGGCGAACGAGTAG
- a CDS encoding NAD(P)/FAD-dependent oxidoreductase gives MIRRKQVCIIGAGVSGLAAAKAFAARGHQITIIERSGDLGGVWEPARSYPEVQTQSPKDLYRYTDKAMPDSYPEWPKGPQVHAYLTEYAKDNNLLGAIRFNTTVVQMDRRPDSKPGWRLDLRGPDGSTSHADFDFVAVCTGQFNEPQTLSLPGEDAFKAQGGRILHSSKYNDPDIAKGRRVVVLGGSKSATDIAVNAVNSGAAEVTLVYREPVWRIPYFIGGLVNFKRILYIRAQEEMFKSWGIGAMSRFAHAVAKPLVWANWRGLESLLKVQLRLGKCDMVPKERIEDGVNCSVPIATPGFFPMVADGRIKAIRGSFERYEGNSIVMTGGQRVQADVAVLAIGYKLGVPFLPQAYREKLVDSDGQYRLYRLIANPDLPEMGFVGFNSSFCTVLCADLAANWLVRYADGQLARQPTLKEMQDNIEMMLHFRRVERPAAGVYGGLCVAPYHFKHFDELLADIGVSGRRANPLVEKFTPPDAAAYGRFLAAAPAYRAA, from the coding sequence ATGATCAGGCGGAAACAGGTTTGTATCATCGGCGCCGGCGTATCGGGTTTGGCGGCTGCAAAAGCTTTCGCCGCGCGCGGTCATCAGATCACGATCATTGAGCGCAGCGGCGATCTTGGCGGCGTCTGGGAGCCGGCGCGATCCTATCCCGAGGTGCAAACGCAAAGCCCGAAGGATCTCTATCGTTACACCGACAAGGCGATGCCGGATTCCTATCCGGAATGGCCGAAGGGGCCGCAGGTCCATGCCTATCTGACCGAATACGCAAAGGACAACAATCTCCTCGGCGCGATCCGCTTCAACACGACGGTGGTGCAGATGGACCGTCGGCCGGACTCGAAACCGGGATGGCGGCTCGACCTGCGCGGGCCGGATGGCAGCACCAGCCACGCAGATTTCGATTTCGTCGCGGTCTGCACCGGGCAGTTCAACGAGCCGCAGACGCTTAGTCTGCCCGGCGAAGACGCCTTCAAGGCGCAGGGCGGGCGCATCCTGCACTCCTCGAAATACAACGATCCTGATATTGCCAAGGGCCGCAGGGTTGTCGTGCTCGGCGGTTCGAAATCGGCGACGGATATTGCCGTCAACGCGGTCAATTCCGGCGCCGCCGAAGTCACGCTGGTGTACCGCGAGCCGGTGTGGCGGATTCCCTATTTCATCGGCGGCCTCGTCAACTTCAAACGCATTCTCTACATCCGCGCGCAGGAGGAGATGTTCAAAAGCTGGGGTATCGGCGCGATGTCGCGCTTCGCGCATGCCGTCGCAAAGCCTCTTGTCTGGGCCAATTGGCGCGGGCTGGAGAGTCTCCTGAAGGTTCAGCTCAGGCTCGGCAAGTGCGACATGGTGCCGAAGGAGCGGATCGAGGATGGCGTCAACTGCTCGGTGCCGATCGCAACGCCCGGATTCTTTCCGATGGTCGCCGACGGCCGCATCAAGGCTATCAGAGGCAGCTTCGAACGTTACGAGGGCAATTCCATCGTGATGACCGGCGGGCAGCGCGTCCAGGCTGACGTCGCCGTGCTCGCGATCGGCTATAAATTAGGCGTGCCGTTCCTGCCGCAGGCATACCGTGAAAAACTCGTCGATTCCGACGGGCAGTATCGGCTCTATCGCCTGATCGCCAATCCAGACCTGCCGGAAATGGGATTCGTCGGCTTCAACTCGAGTTTCTGCACGGTGTTGTGCGCGGACCTCGCGGCGAACTGGCTGGTGCGTTACGCCGATGGCCAGCTCGCGCGTCAGCCCACGCTTAAGGAAATGCAGGACAACATCGAGATGATGCTGCACTTCAGGCGCGTCGAGCGGCCGGCGGCCGGTGTCTATGGCGGGCTGTGCGTCGCACCCTATCACTTCAAGCATTTTGACGAATTGCTCGCCGATATCGGCGTGTCCGGCCGGCGGGCTAATCCGCTGGTGGAGAAATTCACCCCGCCCGATGCCGCGGCCTATGGCCGCTTCCTCGCCGCGGCGCCCGCCTATCGGGCAGCTTGA
- a CDS encoding benzoate-CoA ligase family protein, which translates to MSGRTPSRTASRSLGPSGHVDDFARRNLPPSEQWPDLLLDRPEFQYPEYLNAAVELTDRIVEKGWGDRIALIGNGRQRTYKELADWSNRLAHALVENYGVKPGNRVLIRSGNNPALVAAWLAATKAGAVVVNTMPMLRAGELSKIVDKAEIALALTDSRIADELVACAKTSRFLKQVVNFDGTSNHDAELDRVALNKPVKFDAVRTGRDDVALLGFTSGTTGEPKATMHFHRDLMIVADGYASEVLNVTEDDVFVGSPPLAFTFGLGGLAIFPLRFGATATLLENASPPEMIKIIETYKATICFTSPTAYRVMMTAMDNGADLSSLRLAVSAGETLPAPVFESWTRKTGKTILDGIGSTELLHIFITNRVGDAVAGTTGRPVAGYEAKIVDDDMNELPDGTVGKLAVRGPTGCRYLADARQSNYVRNGWNLTGDSFVRDANGRLSFVARSDDMIVSSGYNIAGPEVEAALLSHPAVAECGVVGAPDEARGMIVKAYVVLAGGAAADAALTQALQDHVKQAIAPYKYPRAIEYVAQLPKTETGKLRRFALRQMAAASPASPGVAAE; encoded by the coding sequence ATGTCAGGTAGAACTCCCAGCCGGACCGCTAGCCGGTCTCTTGGCCCGTCGGGCCATGTTGACGATTTTGCGCGGCGAAACCTGCCGCCATCGGAGCAATGGCCGGATCTGCTGCTCGACCGGCCGGAGTTTCAGTATCCGGAATATCTCAATGCCGCGGTCGAACTGACCGACCGGATCGTCGAAAAAGGCTGGGGCGATCGGATCGCGCTGATCGGGAACGGGCGCCAGCGCACCTACAAGGAACTGGCCGACTGGTCCAACCGCCTGGCGCATGCGTTGGTGGAGAACTACGGCGTCAAGCCCGGCAACCGCGTTCTGATCCGCTCCGGCAACAACCCGGCGCTGGTCGCGGCATGGCTGGCGGCCACCAAGGCCGGCGCCGTCGTCGTCAACACCATGCCGATGCTGCGCGCGGGCGAGTTGAGCAAGATCGTCGACAAGGCGGAGATTGCGCTGGCGCTGACCGACAGCCGCATCGCCGATGAGCTGGTCGCCTGCGCGAAGACCAGCCGATTCCTCAAGCAGGTGGTGAATTTCGACGGTACCTCCAACCACGATGCCGAGCTCGACCGGGTGGCGCTGAACAAGCCGGTGAAGTTCGACGCCGTGAGAACAGGGCGCGACGACGTCGCGCTATTGGGATTCACCTCCGGCACCACGGGTGAGCCCAAGGCGACGATGCATTTCCATCGCGATCTCATGATCGTGGCCGACGGTTATGCGAGTGAAGTCCTCAACGTTACCGAGGATGATGTCTTCGTCGGGTCGCCGCCGCTGGCCTTCACCTTCGGGCTCGGAGGATTGGCGATCTTCCCGCTGCGGTTCGGCGCGACGGCGACGCTCTTGGAAAACGCGTCGCCGCCCGAGATGATCAAGATCATCGAGACCTACAAGGCGACGATCTGCTTTACCTCGCCCACCGCGTACCGTGTGATGATGACGGCGATGGACAACGGCGCCGACCTGTCGTCGCTGCGGCTGGCCGTTTCCGCCGGCGAGACGTTACCGGCGCCCGTGTTCGAAAGCTGGACCCGCAAGACCGGCAAGACCATTCTCGACGGCATTGGCTCCACGGAACTACTCCACATCTTCATCACCAACCGCGTCGGCGATGCGGTGGCCGGGACGACGGGACGGCCGGTCGCAGGCTACGAGGCGAAGATCGTCGACGACGACATGAACGAATTGCCAGATGGTACCGTCGGCAAGCTTGCGGTGCGCGGGCCGACCGGCTGTCGCTATCTCGCGGATGCGAGGCAATCGAACTATGTGCGCAACGGCTGGAATCTGACGGGCGATTCCTTTGTTCGCGATGCCAATGGGCGGCTGTCCTTTGTCGCCCGCTCGGACGACATGATCGTTTCTTCCGGCTACAACATCGCCGGTCCCGAGGTCGAAGCAGCGCTGCTGTCGCATCCGGCCGTCGCCGAATGCGGCGTGGTCGGCGCGCCCGACGAGGCGCGCGGCATGATCGTCAAGGCTTACGTGGTTCTGGCGGGCGGCGCGGCGGCCGATGCCGCGCTGACGCAGGCGTTGCAGGATCATGTCAAACAGGCGATTGCGCCGTATAAGTATCCGCGCGCGATCGAATATGTCGCGCAATTGCCGAAGACCGAAACCGGCAAGCTCCGGCGCTTTGCGCTGAGGCAGATGGCTGCGGCCAGCCCGGCGTCGCCAGGCGTTGCCGCGGAATAA
- a CDS encoding RidA family protein encodes MIAPKGPTLSVVHHPKTDTKTDTPTATPQVLQPSGWPMPKGYANGMAADGRLVVTGGVIGWDTQGHLSQDFVAQVRQMLSNIAEILAEGGARPEHLVRLTWYVVDIEEYLASLKELGRVYRDVFGTHYPAMALVQVVRLVEKEARVEIEATAVVPR; translated from the coding sequence GTGATTGCCCCCAAGGGCCCCACGCTGAGCGTAGTGCATCATCCCAAGACCGATACAAAGACCGATACCCCGACGGCCACCCCGCAAGTGCTGCAGCCGAGCGGCTGGCCGATGCCGAAAGGCTACGCCAACGGCATGGCCGCCGATGGCCGGCTTGTGGTGACCGGCGGCGTGATCGGCTGGGATACCCAAGGGCATCTGTCACAGGACTTCGTCGCGCAGGTGCGCCAGATGCTTTCCAACATTGCCGAAATTCTTGCCGAGGGCGGCGCCAGGCCGGAGCACCTGGTGCGCCTGACGTGGTATGTCGTCGACATCGAGGAATATCTCGCCAGCCTGAAGGAGCTCGGCCGCGTCTATCGCGACGTCTTCGGCACGCATTATCCGGCCATGGCGCTGGTGCAGGTGGTGCGCCTGGTCGAGAAGGAGGCCCGCGTCGAGATCGAGGCGACGGCGGTGGTGCCGCGCTGA
- the kynA gene encoding tryptophan 2,3-dioxygenase — protein MTGKPDDPPREGAQMSFEGRMSYSDYLHLERVLDAQEPLSDAHDELLFIIQHQTSELWMKLAIHEIRSAIKAIRHDQLQPAFKMLSRIARIFEQLNTAWDVLRTMTPSEYSEFRDQLGQSSGFQSYQYRAIEFLAGNRNLALLGPHAHRADITAKLEEILAEPGLYDEALLLLARNGFDIGEDARRTDWRVKRTPNDEVLAAWKTVYASPAKHWMLYELAEKLVDFEDYFRRWRFNHVTTVERIIGLKRGTGGTSGVSYLRKMLEVELFPELWKLRTEL, from the coding sequence ATGACCGGCAAGCCCGACGACCCCCCGCGTGAGGGAGCCCAGATGTCGTTCGAAGGGCGGATGTCCTACAGCGATTATCTGCATCTGGAACGCGTCCTCGACGCGCAAGAGCCGCTTTCGGACGCGCATGACGAGCTGCTGTTCATCATCCAGCACCAGACTTCCGAACTCTGGATGAAGCTGGCCATCCACGAAATCCGTTCCGCCATCAAGGCGATCCGCCACGACCAGTTGCAGCCCGCCTTCAAGATGCTGTCACGCATCGCCCGGATCTTCGAGCAGCTCAATACCGCCTGGGACGTGTTGCGGACGATGACCCCCAGCGAATATTCGGAGTTTCGCGATCAGCTCGGGCAATCCTCGGGTTTCCAGTCATACCAGTACCGCGCGATCGAGTTCCTCGCCGGCAATCGCAATCTGGCGCTGCTGGGCCCGCACGCCCACCGCGCCGACATCACGGCCAAGCTCGAGGAAATTCTCGCCGAGCCGGGCCTCTATGACGAGGCGCTGCTGCTATTGGCGCGCAATGGTTTTGACATCGGCGAAGACGCACGCCGAACCGACTGGCGCGTCAAGCGCACACCGAACGACGAGGTTTTAGCGGCCTGGAAGACCGTCTATGCGTCGCCGGCGAAACACTGGATGCTCTACGAGCTTGCGGAAAAGCTGGTCGATTTCGAAGATTATTTCCGCCGCTGGCGCTTCAACCACGTCACGACGGTCGAGCGTATTATCGGCCTGAAGCGCGGGACCGGCGGCACGTCGGGCGTCTCCTACTTGCGCAAGATGCTCGAGGTCGAACTTTTTCCGGAACTCTGGAAGCTGAGAACAGAGCTTTAA